The Streptococcus sanguinis genome contains the following window.
CTCACGTCAATACGATAGCTCAGGCTTTGTTGGACGTCGTGATGAAGATGCATCTGTTGTCGTTAAGAAATGGGCTAACAGCGGTTTGAGAGAATTGCTCCTTGATCCTAACGTAACTGAAGGTGCAGTAGCGACAGTTGTAGACGGAAACGGTGTTTACTACTGGGCTTACAGCTATAAATAATAAGGAATTGCATTCTTAAATATCTGTGCTCTTAATCTTTGGTTGCATATAAACCACACTCCAAAAGTTGGATTTTAACCGTCTGACTTTTGGAGTTTTTTTGTTGACCCAATTTGTAAAATTAAGCTAGACAGAAAAAGCCATCTATGTTAGGCTCAGATAAACACCACATTTGTCTGAAAGGAACTAACATAAATGACCTATACTCATCTTACCACAAACGAGCTTGTAATGATAGAGGCTTACTACAAAGAAGGTATAAAAGTTACAGATATTATAAAAGCTCTTGGAAGATCAAAACAGACCATCTACAATGTCATCAACTATCTGAAAGAAGGGCACTCTGCCTATGACTACTATGAACGGTATAAAGTCAATAAGAAACGATGTGGTCGGAATAAAACAAGGCTTATACAATCAGAAAAAAATTTTATCCAAACTCATTTGGAACAAAATTGGAGCCTTGATGTCATTAAAGGAACTTATCCAGATAGGGTTTCTTGTTCTATGAGAACTCTCTATCGACTAGCAGACCGTGGTATTCTAAAGAAAGAGGATCTCCCTTGGAAAGGCAAAAGAAAACCAAATGGTCATAGCGAAAAACGAGGAAAACAAGCGTTTCGCAGAGATTTACGTGAGAGAGCAGCCATTTATCCTAATTTTAAGACAGAATTTGGTCATCTAGAAGGGGATACCATTGTTGGCGAGAAACACAAAAGTGCGGTTATTACCTTGGTAGAACGCCTCTCAAAAGCCATCATCACACTGAAAACTAATGGACGGAAAGCAAGTGATATTGAGGTTTCCATCAATCAATGGTTGTCTCAAGTTCCCAGCCATCTTTTTAAGTCGATAACTTTTGATTGTGGGAAAGAATTTTCTAATTGGAAGTCTATTTCGAATGCGCATGACATTGATATTTTCTTTGCGGATCCAGGCTGTCCTGGTCAAAGAGGCCTCAATGAACATTCTAATGGCTTATTAAGACGAAATGGATTACCGAAACAAATGGATTTTACTGCTATTTCTCAAAATTATTTATCAGCTATCGCTGATAAAAGAAATAGAATTCCTAGGAAATCTTTAAATTATCAAACACCATACC
Protein-coding sequences here:
- a CDS encoding IS30 family transposase, with the protein product MTYTHLTTNELVMIEAYYKEGIKVTDIIKALGRSKQTIYNVINYLKEGHSAYDYYERYKVNKKRCGRNKTRLIQSEKNFIQTHLEQNWSLDVIKGTYPDRVSCSMRTLYRLADRGILKKEDLPWKGKRKPNGHSEKRGKQAFRRDLRERAAIYPNFKTEFGHLEGDTIVGEKHKSAVITLVERLSKAIITLKTNGRKASDIEVSINQWLSQVPSHLFKSITFDCGKEFSNWKSISNAHDIDIFFADPGCPGQRGLNEHSNGLLRRNGLPKQMDFTAISQNYLSAIADKRNRIPRKSLNYQTPYQVFLSYLKSLT